A section of the Thermodesulfobacteriota bacterium genome encodes:
- a CDS encoding sugar phosphate nucleotidyltransferase, translated as MKGIVLAGGLGTRLYPLTKVTNKHLLPVHDKPMIYYPIQALVNAGIDDILIVTGGNNAGDFLKLLGNGKEFGLRHINYTYQEGEGGIAAALALAEFFADDNKICIILGDNIIEKNIINAVEAFKKQKDGAKILLKDVPDPERFGVPEIHNDKIIGIEEKPKKPKSRYAVTGIYMYDRTVFDIIKTLKPSDRGELEITDVNNTYIERDKMTYEILDGWWTDAGTFESLLNASNLVAKTGANKLG; from the coding sequence ATGAAAGGCATAGTATTGGCTGGCGGACTGGGAACCCGATTATACCCTCTGACAAAGGTTACAAATAAACATCTTTTACCAGTTCATGATAAGCCTATGATATACTACCCCATTCAGGCCCTCGTCAATGCAGGGATAGACGATATTCTGATAGTTACCGGAGGCAATAACGCTGGTGACTTCCTTAAACTCCTGGGGAATGGAAAAGAGTTTGGCCTCAGGCACATAAATTATACGTATCAGGAAGGAGAAGGAGGAATAGCCGCTGCTTTAGCCCTTGCGGAGTTCTTTGCTGATGACAATAAAATCTGTATAATCCTTGGAGATAATATAATTGAAAAGAATATTATCAATGCCGTGGAAGCATTCAAAAAACAGAAGGATGGGGCAAAGATTCTGTTAAAGGATGTCCCGGATCCAGAACGCTTTGGAGTCCCCGAGATTCATAATGATAAGATCATTGGAATAGAAGAGAAGCCTAAGAAACCCAAGTCCAGATATGCTGTTACAGGTATCTATATGTATGACAGGACTGTCTTCGATATTATAAAGACCCTTAAACCCTCAGACAGGGGGGAACTGGAAATCACTGATGTTAACAATACCTATATCGAAAGGGATAAGATGACCTATGAGATACTGGATGGGTGGTGGACAGACGCAGGGACATTTGAATCCCTTCTCAATGCCAGCAACTTAGTGGCTAAGACCGGGGCGAATAAACTCGGTTGA
- a CDS encoding SDR family oxidoreductase, giving the protein MTKYLVTGGAGFIGSNIVRKLLKEKKQVRVIDNLSTGKKENLLGVLSQIEFIQGELTHLPTVKKAVDGIEYVLHQGAIPSVPRSIEDPLKSTEANVIGTLNLLVASRESEVKRVVYASSSSIYGDTPTLPKIEGMSPLPKSPYAVSKLAGEHYCQVFYHIYGLETVCLRYFNIFGPHQDPNSHYAAVIPKFISAILNRIPPIVYGDGLQSRDFTYVYNAVKANLQACEAEGVGGEVFNIACGERYNMVRLIEVINSITGTNINPIHQEPRKGDVKHSLADISKAKKLLGYNPIVDFEEGIKRTISFYQNGKEDKGF; this is encoded by the coding sequence ATGACCAAGTATTTAGTAACTGGTGGAGCTGGATTTATAGGGTCTAACATAGTCCGGAAATTACTGAAAGAAAAAAAACAGGTAAGGGTCATTGATAATCTTTCAACAGGGAAAAAAGAAAATTTACTTGGTGTATTATCCCAGATCGAATTTATTCAAGGGGAGTTAACCCATCTGCCTACGGTAAAAAAGGCTGTTGATGGTATTGAGTATGTACTTCATCAGGGGGCAATCCCGTCTGTCCCACGATCTATTGAAGACCCGCTCAAGAGCACTGAAGCCAATGTAATAGGAACACTAAATTTACTTGTGGCATCCAGAGAATCAGAGGTTAAAAGGGTAGTATATGCCTCTTCTTCTTCAATCTACGGAGATACCCCTACCCTTCCAAAAATAGAGGGCATGTCCCCCTTACCCAAATCCCCCTATGCCGTTTCTAAGTTAGCGGGAGAGCATTATTGTCAGGTCTTCTACCACATATATGGTTTAGAGACAGTGTGTCTGAGATACTTTAATATCTTCGGACCCCACCAGGACCCCAACTCCCATTACGCAGCTGTTATACCTAAATTTATCTCCGCAATTTTAAACAGAATCCCTCCCATTGTTTATGGTGATGGGTTACAATCCAGAGATTTTACCTATGTTTACAATGCAGTAAAAGCAAACCTGCAGGCATGTGAGGCAGAGGGAGTGGGTGGAGAGGTCTTCAATATAGCGTGTGGGGAAAGATATAACATGGTTAGACTGATAGAAGTCATCAATTCAATAACAGGAACGAACATAAATCCCATTCATCAAGAACCGAGAAAGGGGGATGTTAAACACTCTTTAGCGGATATATCAAAGGCTAAAAAGCTTTTAGGATATAATCCCATTGTAGACTTTGAAGAAGGTATTAAAAGGACAATCAGTTTCTATCAAAATGGGAAGGAAGATAAAGGTTTTTAG
- a CDS encoding glycosyltransferase: MGRKIKVFRIIARLNIGGPAIHTVLLTEGLDKDRFDSILLTGSVDDREGDMRYFAEERGVKPIFVSEMGREISLKNDLKTFWKTLKTIKKEMPDLIHTHTAKAGTIGRGAAILIKLQELLFRCFKKLLLQKNSRLAVRKSQLKIIHTFHGHTFHGYFNPFKARLFLSIERLLARFTDRIIVLSNQQFKELCYKYKIAPPDKFVIIPLGFDIDKFLQCDTKKGHLRKELGVDEQTLLVGIVGRLVPIKNHRMFLDAAAEVIKPETRDISEKPSVRFIIIGDGELRSELEAYTQKLGIEDDITFTGWREDLNVIYADLDIVALTSLNEGTPVSLIEAMASGKPIISTNTGGILDLVASSQQSAVSKKNKEKKIEAGINNPGYTIYEGGILVEPGDGYGFAEALKLLLSNKELRKDMGNEGRRLVREKYRKERLFRDIENLYFKVVNGESN; encoded by the coding sequence ATGGGAAGGAAGATAAAGGTTTTTAGAATAATAGCCAGATTAAACATAGGTGGTCCTGCAATTCACACGGTATTATTGACCGAAGGGCTGGATAAGGACAGATTTGATTCTATCCTCCTTACAGGTTCAGTAGATGACCGCGAAGGGGATATGCGTTACTTTGCCGAGGAAAGAGGCGTCAAGCCAATATTTGTCTCTGAGATGGGCAGAGAAATATCATTGAAGAATGATTTAAAGACATTCTGGAAAACCCTCAAGACTATCAAAAAAGAAATGCCAGATTTAATCCATACTCATACTGCCAAGGCAGGAACAATAGGTCGAGGAGCAGCTATATTAATCAAGTTACAGGAGTTGCTTTTCAGGTGTTTTAAAAAACTATTATTGCAAAAAAACTCCCGACTCGCAGTTCGTAAATCACAACTAAAAATCATTCATACCTTCCACGGCCATACCTTCCATGGCTATTTTAACCCATTTAAGGCAAGGCTGTTTCTCTCTATAGAGAGACTACTGGCTAGATTTACGGACAGAATCATCGTATTGAGCAATCAACAATTTAAGGAACTCTGCTATAAGTATAAAATAGCCCCCCCGGATAAATTTGTTATAATTCCATTAGGCTTTGATATAGATAAGTTCCTCCAATGTGACACAAAAAAAGGACACCTGCGAAAGGAGCTGGGGGTTGATGAACAAACCCTTTTGGTGGGAATAGTGGGAAGATTAGTCCCCATTAAGAATCACAGAATGTTTCTGGATGCCGCAGCCGAGGTAATTAAACCAGAAACCAGAGACATTTCAGAAAAGCCTTCTGTAAGATTTATAATCATAGGGGATGGTGAGTTGCGGAGCGAACTGGAAGCCTATACCCAAAAACTTGGGATTGAAGATGATATAACCTTTACCGGTTGGCGGGAAGACCTCAATGTTATATATGCTGATCTTGACATAGTGGCTTTAACCTCTTTAAATGAGGGGACACCAGTTTCTCTGATAGAGGCAATGGCATCGGGAAAACCTATAATAAGTACAAATACAGGGGGAATATTAGACTTAGTAGCCAGCAGCCAGCAGTCAGCAGTCAGCAAAAAAAATAAAGAGAAAAAAATAGAAGCAGGAATTAATAACCCAGGGTATACAATCTATGAAGGAGGTATCCTGGTTGAACCTGGAGACGGCTATGGATTTGCAGAAGCACTAAAACTACTACTCAGCAATAAGGAACTGAGAAAGGATATGGGGAATGAAGGAAGAAGACTTGTTAGAGAGAAATACAGAAAAGAAAGGCTGTTCAGAGATATTGAAAATCTGTACTTTAAGGTGGTCAATGGAGAGTCAAATTAA
- the wecB gene encoding UDP-N-acetylglucosamine 2-epimerase (non-hydrolyzing) yields the protein MKLILVAGARPNFMKIAPIINAINRHNENKTSSAPVINYTLVHTGQHYDYEMSKVFFENLNIPEPDVYLGVGSGNHGEQTGRVMIEFEKLITGDIPDAVVVVGDVNSTLACALTAVKLHIPIAHVEAGLRSLDRTMPEEINRIVTDVLSDYLFTTCEAGNNNLRREGIPEEKIFLVGDVMIDTLLAYREKALKTDILRKLNIVSDNKEKIIDYCLLTLHRPSNVDDKNSFLKILKALQKVSKQIPLIFPVHPRTKKQIETFNIKQFFENTPYNAWYPLPPKIYSIDPLSYLNFLNLMMHAKFVLTDSGSIQEETMVLNVPCLTLRDTTERPDTITEGTNILVWNNTQKIIEEAAKIMKGRGKKSKFSKQSDGKASERIVKILARKFKSKNAEKTF from the coding sequence ATGAAATTAATCTTAGTCGCTGGTGCCCGTCCCAACTTCATGAAAATAGCCCCTATCATCAATGCCATCAATAGGCATAATGAAAACAAAACCTCATCTGCTCCTGTTATCAATTATACGCTGGTTCACACAGGTCAACACTATGACTACGAGATGTCAAAGGTTTTTTTCGAAAACCTAAATATTCCTGAACCAGATGTCTATCTGGGAGTAGGCTCTGGAAATCACGGGGAACAGACAGGCAGAGTCATGATTGAATTCGAAAAACTCATTACTGGAGATATCCCAGATGCGGTAGTGGTTGTTGGAGATGTCAATTCCACCCTAGCTTGTGCATTAACCGCTGTTAAACTCCATATCCCCATTGCTCATGTTGAAGCCGGCCTTAGATCACTTGACAGAACCATGCCTGAAGAGATCAACCGTATAGTAACCGATGTGTTGTCAGATTATCTATTTACTACCTGTGAAGCCGGTAATAACAACTTGAGAAGAGAAGGCATCCCTGAAGAAAAGATTTTCTTGGTGGGCGACGTTATGATAGATACCCTCTTAGCTTATCGAGAAAAGGCTTTAAAAACTGATATACTGAGAAAGCTAAACATCGTATCTGATAATAAAGAAAAAATAATAGACTATTGCTTATTAACCCTGCACCGCCCTTCAAATGTTGATGATAAAAATTCCTTTTTAAAGATCCTAAAAGCATTACAAAAAGTATCAAAACAGATACCTCTTATTTTTCCAGTCCATCCCCGGACGAAAAAACAGATAGAAACTTTTAACATAAAGCAGTTTTTTGAAAATACTCCTTATAATGCATGGTACCCACTCCCTCCTAAAATATATTCCATCGACCCTCTCAGTTATCTGAATTTTCTAAACCTAATGATGCATGCCAAGTTCGTTCTTACCGACTCTGGATCTATTCAGGAGGAAACAATGGTGTTAAATGTTCCCTGTCTAACCCTCCGTGATACTACCGAGCGTCCTGATACCATTACCGAAGGAACAAACATCCTGGTCTGGAACAATACTCAAAAGATAATCGAAGAGGCAGCCAAAATTATGAAAGGACGAGGGAAAAAGAGTAAATTTTCTAAACAAAGTGACGGCAAGGCATCAGAAAGGATTGTCAAAATTTTGGCCCGAAAATTCAAATCAAAAAACGCAGAAAAAACTTTCTGA
- a CDS encoding dTDP-4-dehydrorhamnose 3,5-epimerase family protein: protein MIEGVRVKKLKVIPDERGRLMEMLRADDDLFVKFGQVYMTTAYPGVVKGWHYHKKQIDNMVVTKGMMKVVLYDSRKDSKTYDEVNEFFMGEHNPILVQIPPFVYHGFKCISEEESIAINCPTEAYSYDNPDEFRIDPYNNEIPYDWKRKDG, encoded by the coding sequence ATGATTGAAGGCGTAAGAGTTAAAAAACTCAAGGTCATCCCTGATGAAAGAGGCAGGCTGATGGAGATGCTGCGGGCAGATGACGACCTGTTTGTCAAATTCGGACAGGTTTACATGACAACAGCCTATCCCGGAGTAGTCAAGGGTTGGCATTACCACAAAAAACAGATTGATAACATGGTGGTTACAAAGGGTATGATGAAGGTTGTTCTTTATGATAGCCGGAAAGATTCGAAGACTTACGATGAGGTGAATGAGTTTTTTATGGGGGAACACAATCCTATCCTGGTGCAGATACCTCCATTTGTCTATCATGGTTTTAAATGTATCAGTGAAGAGGAATCGATAGCTATAAACTGCCCCACTGAAGCCTACAGTTACGACAATCCTGATGAGTTCAGGATAGACCCTTATAACAATGAAATACCCTACGATTGGAAAAGAAAGGACGGGTAA
- a CDS encoding lysylphosphatidylglycerol synthase transmembrane domain-containing protein, with amino-acid sequence MKRYYKYLGFVILILIIWKIDIHRLIQIIGTLKIDILIVVLLLNLPAIFIKSLRWRYILKLQSIRYSLSQTFVSYLSGLFVGIVTPGRLGEAIKIFYLKEDRGIPLSKGLSGVLADRLFDLCFLILFGILGSWHLRIFGQLNQLAMISISLTIVAIFIYFISKNRFKDFIVPFFRKKFGGLVISLEQFFIGFKDLARPMIILPGFLTVISYLIYFIQCHLMLLSLNIKIDFLITVFLMSLINLVSLVPISILGIGTREASMIYLFALINIPKEEAIAFSSIIFAIFYVFGGFFGYGGWVLRNKISLAKVDNE; translated from the coding sequence CTGAAAAGATATTATAAGTATTTAGGATTTGTAATTCTGATTTTAATTATCTGGAAAATCGATATTCATCGATTGATTCAGATTATAGGGACCTTAAAAATTGATATTTTGATAGTTGTACTTCTTTTAAACCTGCCTGCAATCTTTATCAAGTCCTTAAGATGGAGATATATATTGAAACTTCAGTCCATTAGGTATTCTCTATCCCAGACCTTCGTATCTTATCTGAGTGGTCTCTTCGTCGGAATAGTTACCCCAGGAAGATTAGGAGAAGCTATAAAGATTTTTTATCTAAAAGAAGACCGGGGTATTCCTCTTAGCAAAGGATTATCAGGAGTTTTGGCTGACAGACTTTTTGATTTATGCTTTTTGATTTTATTTGGTATCTTGGGTAGTTGGCATTTGAGAATATTCGGACAACTTAACCAATTGGCAATGATCTCAATATCCCTGACAATTGTGGCAATTTTTATCTATTTCATTTCTAAAAACAGATTCAAAGATTTTATAGTACCATTCTTTAGAAAAAAATTTGGTGGTCTGGTTATAAGCTTAGAACAGTTTTTCATCGGTTTTAAAGATTTAGCCAGACCGATGATTATCCTGCCAGGATTCCTCACGGTAATAAGCTACCTTATATATTTTATTCAATGCCATTTAATGCTGCTATCCCTCAATATAAAAATAGACTTTCTAATAACCGTATTTTTGATGTCTTTAATTAATTTAGTCAGCCTTGTACCCATATCAATACTGGGAATTGGCACCAGAGAAGCCTCTATGATTTATCTTTTTGCATTAATCAATATCCCAAAAGAAGAGGCCATTGCTTTTTCATCTATAATTTTTGCTATATTTTATGTGTTCGGGGGATTTTTTGGGTATGGAGGCTGGGTACTAAGAAATAAAATAAGTCTAGCCAAGGTTGACAATGAATGA
- a CDS encoding GDP-mannose 4,6-dehydratase — MKILITGGAGFIGSHLADELLSRNHEVSVIDNLSTGRLENTKHLRGNKRFHLTIDTILNERVMEELIKKCDEIYHLAAAVGVKLIMDNPVETIETNVKGTEIVLRLANKYKKKILIISTSEVYGKHLEHTLQEDDNRVMGSIKKRRWAYACSKTIDEFLALAYYEEKKLPTIIVRLFNTVGPRQSSQYGMVIPNFVQKALLNKPIAIYGDGKQSRSFIYVKDAVRGLIDIMAHPDAVGDIFNIGNGKEITIENLALMVKKMTKSNSEIIYIPYEEVYGPGFEDMQRRCPNTSKIKNLIGFEPTVDIDGIIESVIEYYKE; from the coding sequence ATGAAAATACTGATTACAGGAGGAGCAGGTTTTATCGGTTCTCATTTAGCAGATGAGCTGCTTTCCAGGAACCACGAGGTATCGGTTATCGACAATCTGTCTACGGGACGGCTTGAAAATACAAAGCACCTCCGGGGAAACAAGCGATTTCATCTGACAATCGATACTATCTTAAATGAAAGAGTAATGGAGGAATTGATAAAGAAATGTGATGAGATATATCACTTAGCTGCAGCTGTCGGGGTAAAACTGATAATGGATAACCCGGTTGAGACTATTGAAACCAACGTTAAAGGGACAGAAATCGTCTTACGGCTGGCAAATAAATATAAGAAGAAAATACTTATTATTTCCACTTCTGAAGTCTATGGTAAACATTTAGAGCATACCCTTCAAGAAGATGATAACCGGGTGATGGGCTCCATAAAGAAGCGCCGTTGGGCTTATGCCTGCTCTAAGACCATCGATGAGTTTCTGGCACTTGCTTACTATGAAGAAAAAAAACTACCTACCATTATTGTCAGGCTCTTTAATACCGTAGGACCAAGGCAGAGCAGCCAGTACGGCATGGTAATCCCCAACTTTGTCCAAAAGGCACTCTTAAATAAACCGATAGCCATCTACGGTGATGGTAAGCAATCGAGGAGCTTTATTTACGTGAAGGATGCGGTTAGAGGTCTCATAGATATTATGGCACACCCAGATGCAGTCGGAGATATCTTTAACATCGGTAACGGAAAAGAGATTACCATCGAAAATCTGGCATTAATGGTGAAAAAGATGACTAAAAGCAATTCAGAAATTATATACATCCCCTATGAAGAGGTATACGGTCCCGGGTTTGAGGATATGCAGCGCCGCTGTCCGAATACAAGCAAGATTAAAAATCTTATAGGCTTTGAACCTACAGTAGATATAGATGGAATAATAGAAAGTGTCATTGAATATTATAAAGAGTAG
- a CDS encoding ElyC/SanA/YdcF family protein, whose protein sequence is MSTFAKHGNRVLFIENTGVRTLTFHDIPRLKKRIGNWIKSVKGFRQEMENLYIFSPIFFPFPYSKIAQLVNRFLFLNTLKKWLKITRFSNPIIWTFLPTQTTINLINNIEHKLVVYYSIADFAQLTNNPKKLKETERQLLRICDVVFAQGEEIKNRCLEHNQNVYIFPFGVNIENFLSFSYEDSNVPEDIKSIPTPRLGYIGGIHKHIDFDLVKTLAKRNPKWSFVFVGPLQTDISKLQRLENVHFLGKKEFTDLPAYVNSFDAGLIPYVLSEYTRTVYPTKINEYLVMKRPVVSTPLPEVIKFNEENGALVYIGKNNTDFEEQINKALKENDLTTPQLRIEAARKNSWTQRIEDMSNLIGKALTKKESEKLNWQEQMITFYWRYRKSLTKTVVTLAAILYLIFFSPLIWYLANPLKIQETPKKADAIVVLAGGVGESGNAGEGYEERVETGVMLYKKGYAQDIIFSSGYVFVFKEPDVMKALAVSLGVPENHIILEKKASNTHQNVVYVNEILNQNDWKKLILVSSPFHMRRVSLVFDKVAPDKEVIYTPVAYSHYYQWPRKLRWFSVHKQIAIEQIRGIMHEYTGILYYWWKGYI, encoded by the coding sequence ATGTCTACATTTGCCAAACATGGTAACAGAGTATTGTTTATTGAGAATACAGGGGTTAGAACATTAACCTTTCATGATATTCCCAGGCTAAAAAAAAGAATCGGCAACTGGATTAAAAGTGTCAAGGGTTTCCGACAGGAAATGGAAAATCTTTATATCTTTTCACCCATATTTTTCCCCTTTCCCTATTCAAAGATTGCTCAACTTGTCAATCGCTTTCTCTTTCTGAATACACTTAAAAAATGGTTAAAAATAACCAGATTCTCTAATCCCATTATATGGACATTTTTACCTACCCAAACTACCATCAATTTAATAAATAATATCGAACACAAACTTGTTGTTTACTATTCTATAGCGGATTTTGCCCAGCTGACCAACAACCCCAAAAAGCTAAAAGAAACCGAGAGACAATTATTGAGAATCTGCGATGTGGTTTTTGCCCAGGGAGAAGAGATTAAAAACAGGTGCTTAGAACACAATCAAAATGTATATATATTCCCATTCGGTGTAAATATTGAGAATTTTCTTTCCTTCTCATACGAGGATTCCAATGTCCCCGAAGATATAAAGAGTATTCCCACACCGAGGCTTGGCTATATCGGGGGTATACATAAACATATCGATTTTGACCTTGTAAAAACACTGGCTAAACGAAACCCTAAGTGGTCTTTTGTATTTGTGGGTCCTCTACAAACAGATATTTCTAAGCTCCAGCGTTTAGAAAACGTCCACTTTTTAGGCAAAAAAGAGTTCACTGACCTGCCAGCCTATGTCAATTCATTCGATGCTGGTCTGATACCCTATGTCTTATCGGAATATACCAGAACAGTCTATCCCACAAAAATCAATGAATATTTAGTTATGAAAAGGCCGGTGGTTTCCACACCGCTTCCGGAGGTAATCAAGTTCAACGAGGAAAATGGAGCATTAGTCTACATCGGCAAAAACAATACCGACTTTGAAGAACAGATAAACAAGGCACTGAAAGAAAATGACCTGACAACACCTCAATTAAGGATTGAAGCAGCCAGGAAAAATTCCTGGACACAAAGAATCGAAGATATGAGTAACTTGATTGGGAAGGCATTAACGAAAAAAGAGTCAGAAAAGCTTAACTGGCAGGAACAAATGATTACTTTTTACTGGAGATACAGGAAGAGTCTCACAAAAACAGTTGTTACGCTGGCAGCAATCTTATATCTAATATTCTTCTCCCCATTAATCTGGTATTTAGCCAACCCATTAAAAATCCAAGAAACCCCAAAGAAAGCTGATGCTATTGTCGTATTAGCCGGGGGAGTAGGAGAATCAGGTAATGCCGGGGAGGGTTATGAGGAAAGGGTTGAAACAGGAGTTATGCTGTATAAGAAGGGTTATGCTCAGGACATCATTTTCTCATCGGGGTATGTCTTTGTTTTTAAAGAACCTGATGTTATGAAGGCGCTGGCTGTTTCACTGGGAGTACCTGAAAACCATATCATCCTGGAGAAAAAGGCAAGTAATACACACCAGAATGTTGTATATGTTAATGAGATATTGAATCAAAATGATTGGAAGAAGCTTATCCTGGTAAGCTCCCCTTTTCATATGAGAAGGGTTTCCCTTGTTTTCGACAAGGTCGCTCCTGACAAAGAGGTCATCTATACACCGGTAGCTTATAGCCATTACTATCAATGGCCTAGAAAATTAAGGTGGTTTTCTGTGCACAAACAGATTGCCATTGAACAAATTCGTGGCATCATGCATGAATATACAGGAATTCTTTACTATTGGTGGAAGGGTTACATATAA
- a CDS encoding glycosyl transferase: MQYIILFSTAFVLSLVITHSVKKLAIKYNLVASPKEDRWHKKVTPIMGGVAILLSFFIPLIVFHKLSFNFSLSNSIWIFLLCSVILFTLGLLDDIKNIQPQGKLIGQIVAAAILIKFGYILDWFDSLTLNTLITIIWIVGITNAFNLLDNMDGLATGIAFIACLFIFLISWLNPNLQSPSFQSLFFLTLILMGSLLGFLVYNFNPASIFMGDAGSLFVGFYIAGLTISGDFRYSTNLLSIISVPVLILFIPIFDVSLVTVMRKLFGRPISQGGRDHTSHRLVAIGFSEKKAVLLLYAIAALAGSIALGIQHVNIHTSLMILFLFVLVLIFIWLYLAKVRVYPKDQGMTLFKNDSLTPLLIEFTYKRRIFEVLLDFMLIPLAYYGSYLLRFEGILTGHDFRLFLESLPIIIASQILCFFIFGVYKGVWRYTGLNDIATYLKAVTSGTILSVLIILFLYRFLGFSRSVFIIDWIILFLFLSGSRLSFRMIGEFVNREQNGGRRVLIYGAGDGGEFALREILNNKKLGLVPTGFLDDDPKKYKRMIHGYPILGGIHRLKKILSNHKVAEVLVACRNLEEPRLEKLKAICGEMGIELKWLTFSINPLNGTNE, encoded by the coding sequence TTGCAATATATAATTCTGTTCTCTACAGCATTTGTATTATCCTTAGTAATAACCCATTCGGTCAAAAAACTAGCCATAAAATATAATCTTGTAGCCAGCCCCAAAGAGGATAGATGGCATAAAAAAGTCACTCCTATAATGGGTGGGGTTGCCATCCTTCTCTCTTTTTTCATCCCCCTGATAGTATTCCATAAGCTCTCCTTTAATTTTTCCCTTTCCAACTCCATCTGGATATTTCTACTCTGTAGTGTCATACTTTTTACCTTGGGACTATTAGATGACATAAAAAATATACAGCCTCAGGGTAAATTAATAGGCCAGATTGTTGCAGCAGCAATTCTGATTAAATTCGGCTATATCCTTGACTGGTTTGATTCCTTAACCCTGAATACCCTTATTACTATCATATGGATTGTCGGGATAACCAATGCCTTTAATCTGCTGGACAATATGGATGGACTGGCAACAGGAATTGCCTTTATTGCCTGCCTTTTTATCTTTCTAATCTCCTGGTTAAATCCCAATCTACAATCTCCATCTTTCCAGAGTTTATTCTTTTTAACATTGATTCTTATGGGTTCCCTGCTGGGATTTCTGGTCTATAATTTTAATCCTGCCTCTATCTTTATGGGTGATGCCGGAAGTCTTTTTGTTGGTTTCTATATAGCTGGGCTCACCATATCTGGTGATTTCAGATATTCTACCAATCTCCTGTCCATAATCTCAGTTCCTGTACTGATATTATTCATCCCGATATTCGATGTCAGCTTAGTTACAGTGATGAGAAAGCTATTTGGAAGACCGATTTCCCAGGGTGGCCGCGATCATACCTCACATCGTCTGGTAGCCATTGGTTTTTCGGAAAAGAAGGCTGTACTGCTCCTTTATGCTATCGCTGCTTTGGCTGGGAGTATTGCACTGGGTATTCAACATGTAAACATACATACCAGTCTGATGATTCTCTTCCTCTTTGTCCTGGTTCTTATATTTATCTGGCTGTACCTTGCAAAAGTCAGAGTATACCCTAAAGACCAGGGAATGACCTTATTCAAAAACGACTCCTTAACCCCTCTTTTAATCGAGTTTACTTACAAGCGGCGGATATTTGAGGTGCTTCTAGACTTCATGCTTATTCCCTTAGCCTATTATGGTTCATATCTCCTGCGATTCGAAGGCATCTTAACAGGTCACGATTTTAGATTATTTCTAGAATCTCTTCCCATAATTATCGCCTCCCAGATTCTATGCTTCTTCATATTCGGGGTATACAAGGGGGTCTGGAGGTACACCGGGCTCAATGACATAGCCACCTATCTGAAGGCAGTAACATCTGGTACAATCTTATCAGTGCTGATAATTCTCTTTCTCTATCGCTTTCTAGGTTTCTCTCGTTCAGTTTTTATCATCGATTGGATAATCCTATTCCTGTTCCTGTCAGGTTCTAGGCTTTCCTTCAGGATGATTGGTGAATTCGTTAACAGAGAACAAAATGGTGGCAGAAGGGTCTTAATATATGGGGCGGGGGATGGAGGAGAATTTGCTTTGAGAGAAATCCTTAACAACAAGAAACTTGGACTGGTTCCCACCGGATTCTTAGATGATGATCCAAAAAAATACAAACGTATGATTCATGGCTATCCGATTCTAGGGGGTATCCATCGCTTAAAAAAGATACTTTCCAATCACAAAGTGGCTGAAGTTCTGGTGGCTTGCAGAAACCTTGAAGAACCCCGGTTAGAAAAGTTGAAAGCAATCTGTGGAGAAATGGGAATAGAATTGAAATGGTTAACATTTAGCATTAACCCTCTCAACGGAACAAATGAATAA